One Glycine max cultivar Williams 82 chromosome 3, Glycine_max_v4.0, whole genome shotgun sequence DNA window includes the following coding sequences:
- the LOC121174542 gene encoding uncharacterized protein, producing MKDILTKKGKYIDNENIVVGGNCSAIIQRKLPKKFKDPGSVTIPCTIGKETVNKALIDLGASINLMPLSMCKRIGNLKIDPTKMTLQLADRSITRPYGVVEDVLVKVRHFTFPVDFVIMDIEEDVDIPLILGRPFMLTANCVVDMGNGNLELSIDNQKITFDLFKAMKYP from the coding sequence ATGAAGGACATCCTCACCAAGAAGGGGAAGTACATAGACAATGAGAACATTGTGGTAGGGGGTAACTGCAGCGCTATAATACAGAGAAAGCTACCCAAGAAGTTTAAGGACCCCGGAAGTGTTACCATCCCATGCACCATAGGGAAGGAGACGGTGAACAAGGCCCTCATTGACTTAGGAGCAAGCATCAATCTGATGCCCTTGTCAATGTGTAAAAGAATTGGGAATCTGAAGATCGATCCTACCAAGATGACGCTTCAGCTAGCAGACCGTTCGATTACACGACCTTACGGGGTGGTAGAAGATGTCCTAGTCAAGGTCCGCCACTTTACTTTCCCGGTGGACTTTGTGATCATGGATATCGAAGAAGACGTAGACATTCCCCTCATTTTAGGCAGACCATTCATGCTGACTGCCAACTGTGTGGTGGATATGGGGAATGGGAACTTGGAGCTGAGTATTGACAACCAGAAGATCACCTTCGACCTCTTCAAAGCAATGAAATATCCATAG